A single region of the Hyphomonas adhaerens MHS-3 genome encodes:
- a CDS encoding TIGR02466 family protein, producing the protein MTLKTLFPTPVKEVALGTEAMRTELEAVCWLLEDEDTAGNDWCDEQGYDGYTSYASLDDLPERFPEFAALKELLDSQAAEFARDLHWDMAGFHLELDALWVNILGEGGSHSGHIHPGSVISGTYYVTVPDGAGTLKMEDPRLTFMMGAPQPEDDAPELARRFVYLEPKEGHALLWESWLRHEVMPNRSEDPRVSISFNYALIRD; encoded by the coding sequence ATGACACTCAAGACCCTGTTCCCCACCCCGGTGAAGGAAGTCGCCCTGGGCACCGAAGCCATGCGCACCGAACTGGAAGCAGTCTGCTGGCTGCTGGAAGACGAGGATACCGCCGGCAATGACTGGTGCGACGAGCAGGGCTATGACGGCTACACGTCCTATGCCTCGCTCGACGACCTGCCGGAACGGTTCCCGGAATTCGCGGCCCTCAAGGAATTGCTGGATAGCCAGGCCGCCGAATTCGCGCGCGACCTGCACTGGGACATGGCCGGCTTCCATCTCGAACTCGATGCGCTCTGGGTGAACATTCTCGGTGAAGGCGGCAGTCATTCCGGCCATATCCATCCGGGCAGCGTGATTTCCGGCACCTATTATGTGACCGTGCCGGACGGCGCCGGAACACTGAAGATGGAAGACCCGCGCCTCACCTTCATGATGGGCGCCCCTCAGCCTGAAGACGACGCCCCGGAGTTGGCCCGCCGCTTCGTCTATCTCGAACCGAAGGAAGGCCATGCCCTGCTCTGGGAATCCTGGCTGCGCCATGAAGTCATGCCGAACCGGTCCGAAGACCCGCGTGTGTCGATCAGCTTCAACTATGCCCTGATCCGCGACTAG
- a CDS encoding class I SAM-dependent methyltransferase gives MKTAVSASLITLALLAGCSPAPADSPEAVAEIDTEMAAPEAPATETALEAAIASDVRSPEEKARDVWRHPKETLEFLGVEPDDTVVEIWPGGGWYTNILAPWLASGGGQLVEVLFDPTGIEDAERVARIETNNETFKSNYTDPKFGTISYSGFSANSGPLTDPDTADVVLTFRNIHNWMNGGYEQKFFNDAYAALKPGGVLGVVEHRLPSTAIQDPKAPSGYVHEDYVKTLAANAGFEFAGSSEINANPADTADHPYGVWTLPPVSNQPEEGEEAPEGWDPEAYKAIGESDRMTLKFIKPAE, from the coding sequence ATGAAAACCGCCGTATCTGCTTCCCTCATTACCCTGGCCCTGCTCGCAGGCTGCTCGCCCGCCCCGGCAGACAGCCCGGAAGCTGTCGCCGAAATCGATACCGAAATGGCCGCCCCAGAGGCGCCCGCCACCGAAACCGCCCTGGAGGCCGCCATCGCCAGCGATGTGCGCTCGCCCGAGGAAAAGGCCCGCGACGTGTGGCGTCATCCGAAGGAAACGCTGGAATTCCTCGGCGTTGAACCGGACGATACGGTCGTTGAAATCTGGCCGGGTGGCGGTTGGTACACCAACATCCTCGCCCCGTGGCTTGCGTCCGGCGGCGGCCAGCTGGTCGAAGTCCTGTTCGATCCGACCGGCATCGAGGATGCCGAACGCGTCGCCCGGATCGAGACCAACAACGAGACCTTCAAGTCGAACTATACCGACCCGAAATTCGGCACGATCAGCTATTCCGGTTTTTCAGCCAATAGCGGCCCGCTGACAGACCCCGATACGGCAGACGTCGTGCTCACCTTCCGCAACATCCACAACTGGATGAACGGTGGCTACGAACAGAAATTCTTCAACGACGCCTACGCGGCATTGAAGCCCGGCGGCGTCCTTGGCGTCGTGGAACACCGCCTGCCCTCGACGGCAATTCAAGACCCGAAGGCACCCAGCGGGTATGTCCATGAGGACTACGTGAAAACGCTGGCCGCCAATGCTGGATTCGAATTTGCCGGATCGTCCGAGATCAACGCCAACCCGGCCGACACCGCCGACCACCCCTACGGCGTCTGGACCCTGCCGCCGGTCAGCAACCAGCCGGAAGAAGGCGAGGAAGCGCCGGAAGGCTGGGATCCGGAAGCCTACAAGGCCATCGGCGAAAGCGACCGCATGACGCTGAAATTCATCAAGCCGGCGGAATAG
- a CDS encoding Hsp20 family protein, whose translation MSNIDLTPIYRTMVGFDRMANMIDQAARLDGSQGYPPYNIERVDENAFAIEVAVAGFTEADLEIETKEGLLTVAGKKSDTEDASGKDYLHRGIAQRSFIRRFQLADHILVTGAQLDHGVLRIDLIRELPEEKKPRKIEIGASESQEPKLIGKKKADAA comes from the coding sequence ATGTCGAATATAGATCTGACCCCCATTTACCGCACGATGGTTGGCTTTGACCGCATGGCCAACATGATCGATCAGGCCGCGCGCCTGGACGGCTCGCAGGGCTATCCGCCTTATAATATTGAGCGAGTCGACGAAAACGCCTTCGCCATTGAGGTCGCCGTTGCCGGGTTTACTGAGGCCGACCTGGAAATCGAGACGAAGGAAGGCCTGCTGACGGTCGCAGGCAAAAAATCCGATACCGAAGATGCCAGCGGCAAGGACTACCTGCATCGCGGCATTGCGCAGCGAAGCTTTATCCGGCGCTTCCAGCTGGCCGATCACATTCTCGTGACCGGTGCTCAGTTGGATCATGGCGTGCTGCGGATCGACCTTATCCGCGAACTTCCGGAAGAGAAAAAGCCCCGCAAGATCGAGATCGGCGCTTCCGAATCGCAGGAACCGAAACTGATCGGCAAGAAAAAGGCTGACGCCGCCTAA
- the ppa gene encoding inorganic diphosphatase: MDLSKISAGQNPPDDLNVLIEVPLGGDPIKYEIDKDSGAMFVDRYLYTEMRYPCNYGFVPHTMSLDGDPIDVMVVGNRPLVPGSVVRARPVGVLMMTDDKGPDEKILAVPHPKLTAYYDKIATYHDLPQTLCDKIAHFFTHYKDLEKGKWTRIEGWYGIEKARELISAAVERG; encoded by the coding sequence ATGGACCTTTCAAAGATCAGCGCGGGCCAGAACCCGCCGGATGACCTTAATGTTTTGATCGAAGTGCCCCTCGGCGGCGACCCGATCAAATACGAGATCGACAAGGATTCCGGCGCCATGTTCGTCGACCGCTATCTCTACACCGAGATGCGCTACCCGTGTAATTACGGCTTCGTGCCTCACACGATGAGCCTCGACGGCGACCCGATCGACGTCATGGTTGTCGGCAACCGGCCGCTGGTGCCGGGTTCCGTCGTGCGGGCGCGCCCGGTCGGCGTTCTGATGATGACGGACGACAAGGGCCCCGACGAGAAAATCCTCGCTGTGCCGCACCCGAAGCTGACGGCGTACTACGACAAGATCGCGACCTATCACGACCTGCCGCAGACGCTTTGTGACAAGATCGCTCACTTCTTCACGCACTACAAAGACCTCGAAAAGGGCAAATGGACCCGGATCGAAGGCTGGTACGGCATCGAGAAGGCCCGCGAACTGATCTCGGCCGCTGTCGAACGCGGCTGA
- a CDS encoding putative quinol monooxygenase: MIIVTGSVRTQPEKEAELIALCRDHCARSRAEDGCIAHNVHADCDDPALLVFVEYWRDMNALKAHFALKESREFVKAARRLSAGGTRMRIFQAEEVKADA; encoded by the coding sequence ATGATCATCGTCACCGGCAGCGTCCGCACCCAACCCGAAAAAGAGGCAGAACTCATTGCCCTGTGCCGGGACCATTGCGCCCGCTCCCGTGCGGAGGATGGCTGCATCGCCCACAATGTTCACGCCGATTGTGACGATCCGGCCCTCTTGGTCTTCGTCGAATACTGGCGCGACATGAACGCGCTGAAGGCGCATTTCGCCCTGAAAGAGAGCCGGGAATTCGTCAAGGCGGCCCGCCGGCTGTCTGCCGGAGGCACGCGCATGCGGATATTCCAGGCGGAAGAAGTAAAGGCAGACGCCTAA